From a region of the Candidatus Brocadia sp. genome:
- a CDS encoding DUF362 domain-containing protein produces the protein MNRRIFLKRITAYITGFFFFKKLSWRMATVHAEKTRPKVLRVYHAHATNWDFQNSVTSESRYWERVNIDACRKMIAEGLKTFTKNPTLDEAWNWILYQNGGKGYVKGQKISIKLNWNDCDPGLGDGPNGNYLVSNTQLVQAVVESLLVHVPGLRPENLLVGDPSRIPYDRIRSALAGLGVQVIEFKPDIFIASPDGRLNYPNWQDDYVCDAMFGQSTHLIEMPLLKAITPSWGVAGVLKDAQGKVGLAKASYHDNRKAWKKKHRETFSHTDRLNTLVHMNSHPWIKGKRRLIIADGLYGLFNGQHFPSGPKDDIPRPWMLFNNAFPNSILFSTDPVAIDCVMHDLVRFERMCQGLSGSFLKPVKFQKPIQLACAVAGLGTNDEPAESKVTPSPIGPVISYANIDYEVADVTFRKPGLEE, from the coding sequence ATGAACCGTAGAATTTTCCTTAAAAGAATTACCGCATACATAACTGGATTCTTTTTCTTCAAAAAATTATCATGGAGGATGGCGACAGTTCATGCGGAAAAAACAAGGCCAAAGGTTCTTAGGGTTTATCACGCTCATGCAACTAATTGGGATTTTCAAAATAGCGTGACCTCAGAAAGTCGTTATTGGGAACGTGTTAACATCGATGCTTGTCGTAAGATGATAGCTGAAGGCTTAAAGACATTTACCAAGAATCCAACCCTTGATGAGGCATGGAATTGGATCTTGTATCAAAATGGAGGAAAAGGCTACGTTAAGGGTCAAAAGATTTCTATAAAACTTAATTGGAACGATTGTGATCCAGGTCTTGGAGATGGGCCTAATGGTAACTATCTTGTTTCCAATACTCAGTTGGTGCAGGCAGTTGTTGAAAGTCTGCTTGTTCACGTCCCTGGTTTAAGGCCTGAAAATTTATTGGTTGGAGATCCCTCCCGTATTCCTTATGATAGGATACGCTCTGCTCTGGCTGGTTTAGGTGTACAGGTAATAGAGTTCAAACCTGACATCTTCATTGCCTCTCCAGATGGTCGATTAAATTATCCCAACTGGCAGGATGATTATGTGTGTGATGCGATGTTCGGCCAATCTACCCATCTGATCGAGATGCCACTTCTTAAGGCAATCACACCGTCATGGGGAGTCGCTGGTGTACTTAAGGATGCTCAGGGCAAGGTAGGACTGGCAAAAGCATCATATCATGATAACAGAAAGGCATGGAAAAAAAAGCATCGCGAGACATTCTCCCATACGGATAGATTAAATACCCTGGTTCACATGAATTCTCACCCATGGATTAAGGGCAAACGTCGCCTGATTATTGCAGATGGCCTGTATGGTCTCTTTAATGGTCAGCATTTTCCTTCCGGGCCAAAAGATGATATTCCCCGCCCTTGGATGCTTTTTAATAATGCTTTTCCTAATAGCATCTTGTTTTCAACCGACCCCGTGGCTATTGACTGTGTCATGCATGATTTGGTTCGTTTCGAGCGAATGTGTCAGGGGTTATCCGGTTCATTTCTAAAACCAGTGAAGTTTCAGAAACCTATCCAATTGGCGTGTGCTGTCGCTGGATTAGGTACAAACGACGAACCCGCGGAATCTAAAGTCACTCCGTCCCCAATTGGACCAGTGATTAGTTATGCCAATATTGATTATGAAGTAGCGGATGTTACATTCCGGAAGCCAGGTTTAGAGGAGTAA
- the ltrA gene encoding group II intron reverse transcriptase/maturase, with protein sequence MLKYHSLRDKVFSLRNLYAAFGHVKKNKGKAGLDRVSIKQFESDLENNLQAIHRELKTAIYNPAPVLRGYIPKGRHDKRPLGIPIVKDRVVQQAFRQIIEPIFEKEFSDNSFGFRPNRCCHDAIKRIEQYKQQGYRNILDADIKAFYDTIPHKLIMNSLREKIADGWVLNSIENMLKAGVMEDGIVHETNQGTPQGGVISPLLANLIGDIIDKELEKAGYKFVRYADDFVVMTKTKEELPAALQYVKEIIEGKLEMKLREDKTRLTNFKRGFRFLGYNFMGKNKGISMKSLDKLKDAVRDITKRTQGVNLQAVIDTLNPVIRGHVNYFRLGNVQTVYRSSDCWVRMRLRSFKFSRKWKTDNKRFPVHRFFKMGLLSFEREFLNPTFAIRGVYNPLTRLSQFEGYATG encoded by the coding sequence ATGCTTAAGTATCATTCTTTAAGAGACAAGGTATTCAGTCTGAGAAACCTTTATGCGGCTTTTGGGCACGTAAAGAAGAATAAAGGCAAGGCTGGTCTCGACAGGGTAAGTATTAAGCAGTTTGAAAGTGACCTTGAGAATAATCTACAAGCTATTCACAGGGAACTGAAAACCGCCATATACAACCCTGCGCCCGTCTTAAGGGGCTACATTCCCAAAGGCAGGCATGACAAGAGACCTCTTGGCATTCCCATTGTCAAGGACAGGGTAGTACAGCAGGCGTTCAGACAAATCATAGAGCCAATATTCGAGAAAGAATTCTCAGATAACAGCTTTGGATTTCGTCCAAACAGATGCTGTCATGATGCTATCAAACGGATTGAACAGTATAAGCAGCAAGGGTATCGGAACATTTTGGACGCCGATATAAAGGCGTTCTATGACACCATACCTCACAAGCTTATCATGAACTCCTTGCGTGAGAAAATCGCTGACGGATGGGTTTTGAACAGTATCGAGAACATGCTCAAGGCAGGGGTCATGGAGGACGGCATCGTGCATGAGACAAATCAAGGCACTCCGCAAGGAGGCGTCATATCTCCCTTGCTTGCAAACCTTATCGGTGACATCATCGACAAGGAGCTTGAAAAGGCAGGATATAAATTTGTCCGCTATGCCGATGACTTCGTTGTCATGACTAAAACAAAAGAAGAACTCCCTGCCGCCCTTCAGTACGTCAAAGAAATCATTGAAGGGAAACTTGAAATGAAGCTGCGCGAGGATAAAACCAGGCTCACCAACTTCAAACGAGGCTTCCGGTTTCTTGGATATAATTTCATGGGCAAGAACAAGGGTATAAGCATGAAATCCCTGGACAAACTCAAGGACGCCGTCAGGGACATCACCAAACGCACACAAGGCGTCAACCTGCAAGCCGTCATTGATACATTAAATCCTGTCATAAGGGGACATGTCAACTATTTTCGGCTGGGCAATGTACAAACGGTATATCGTTCGTCAGACTGCTGGGTACGCATGAGACTGAGAAGTTTCAAGTTTTCGAGAAAATGGAAAACTGACAACAAACGTTTCCCGGTACACCGATTCTTTAAGATGGGGTTACTCTCATTTGAAAGAGAATTTCTTAACCCGACTTTCGCAATTCGAGGGGTATACAACCCGCTAACCCGACTTTCGCAATTCGAGGGGTATGCAACCGGCTGA
- a CDS encoding IS1634 family transposase translates to MFLREKTRTKDGKTHRYWSVVENRRVSGRRVVQRQVLYLGELNDNQRAGWIRTIEAVSGKEPKPRQLALFPDDREAMPIPDGETVRVRLDKIELRHPREWGASWLGLYVWNMLELDTFWRMRLPSSRKGTSWLNILKALVCYRLIDPGSEFRFHREWYVRSATGDLLGEDYSLAQKDKAYRCLDLLLEHRDELFAYLKEKWGKLFGAKYDVLLYDLTSTYFESDPPPTGSGSKKRFGYSRDKRSDCVQVVVALVLTPEGFPVAYEVYPGNTRDTATLEEFLDRIEKQYGKFRRTWLMDRGIPTEEMLEKMRERGIDYLVGTPKGHLTRVEKPLLEQTWMQARESVRVKVLRQESEFYVYVESHDRVSKERAMRRRRLRRLWMGLRELRNRKALTRDDLLMHIGALKKEAGRDYRLVTISIPKPQEPVNENTFRFSLDRERLRQAYRREGRYLLRSNMQATAPETVWENYLLLTRIEQAFKDLKGSLSVRPLWHQLERRIEAHIFVSFLAFCLHTTLRNLARGRAGGLTSEAILEKLSGIQMIDVHLPTTDGRHIVMSRYTQPEKDVLLLLAQLGLTLPEQPPPKVYVSGQVGL, encoded by the coding sequence ATGTTTCTCCGGGAAAAGACACGAACGAAAGATGGGAAAACCCACCGTTATTGGAGCGTGGTAGAGAACCGCCGGGTCAGCGGAAGAAGGGTGGTGCAACGGCAGGTTCTCTATTTGGGAGAACTCAATGACAATCAACGGGCTGGGTGGATTCGGACGATAGAGGCGGTGTCGGGTAAAGAACCGAAACCAAGACAACTGGCATTGTTTCCGGATGACCGGGAAGCCATGCCGATACCGGATGGTGAGACAGTTCGGGTGAGGTTGGACAAAATAGAGCTGCGCCATCCACGGGAGTGGGGAGCAAGCTGGTTGGGATTGTATGTATGGAATATGCTGGAACTGGACACATTCTGGAGGATGCGTCTGCCGTCAAGCCGGAAGGGGACAAGCTGGTTGAATATACTGAAGGCGCTTGTCTGTTACCGGTTGATCGATCCGGGAAGCGAATTTCGTTTTCACCGTGAGTGGTACGTGCGGAGCGCAACAGGCGATCTGCTGGGAGAGGATTATTCCCTGGCGCAGAAGGACAAGGCGTATCGTTGTTTGGATTTGTTGCTTGAGCATCGGGACGAGCTGTTTGCCTATTTAAAGGAGAAGTGGGGCAAGCTCTTTGGGGCGAAGTACGATGTACTGCTGTATGATTTGACGAGTACGTATTTTGAAAGTGACCCACCTCCGACTGGATCGGGGAGTAAGAAACGGTTTGGATATAGCCGGGACAAACGTTCGGATTGCGTGCAGGTGGTAGTGGCATTGGTGTTAACGCCGGAAGGATTTCCCGTTGCCTACGAAGTGTATCCGGGCAATACCAGAGACACCGCAACGCTGGAGGAATTTCTGGATCGGATTGAAAAGCAGTATGGGAAATTCCGGCGCACCTGGCTTATGGATCGCGGTATTCCAACGGAGGAGATGTTGGAAAAGATGCGTGAGCGCGGGATTGATTATTTGGTTGGGACTCCGAAGGGACATTTGACGCGAGTAGAAAAACCGTTGCTCGAACAAACCTGGATGCAGGCGAGGGAGAGTGTCCGCGTGAAAGTTCTTCGGCAGGAATCGGAGTTTTACGTTTACGTGGAAAGCCATGACCGGGTGTCTAAGGAGCGTGCCATGCGTAGGCGCAGACTCAGACGTTTGTGGATGGGCCTGCGCGAACTTCGCAATCGAAAAGCCCTCACGCGCGATGACCTGCTCATGCATATTGGCGCGTTAAAGAAAGAAGCCGGACGAGACTACAGACTGGTCACGATCTCCATTCCCAAACCGCAGGAACCGGTCAATGAGAATACGTTCCGGTTCAGTTTGGATCGGGAACGCCTGAGGCAGGCGTATCGGCGCGAGGGGCGTTATTTGCTTCGTTCCAACATGCAGGCCACCGCGCCAGAAACCGTCTGGGAAAATTATTTGCTGTTGACACGGATAGAACAGGCATTTAAGGACTTGAAGGGGTCTCTTTCCGTCCGCCCCCTATGGCATCAATTGGAACGGAGAATTGAAGCCCATATCTTTGTTTCCTTTTTGGCTTTTTGTCTCCACACGACACTGCGCAATCTTGCGCGGGGGAGGGCCGGAGGGCTGACGTCTGAAGCGATTTTGGAAAAACTGTCGGGCATTCAAATGATAGACGTTCATTTACCGACCACGGATGGCCGTCATATTGTCATGAGCCGTTATACCCAGCCGGAGAAGGACGTTTTACTCCTTTTGGCGCAGTTGGGATTAACGCTTCCTGAACAACCGCCGCCCAAGGTTTACGTATCCGGGCAGGTCGGCCTGTAG
- a CDS encoding acyl carrier protein, with amino-acid sequence MSGEVVSIDNRVKKVIIERLKPNINVAEISKNTPLIGKGLGLDSVGVLELVVGLEQEFSIMFDDSEMNIELFENIGSLTNYIDKKLNYK; translated from the coding sequence ATGAGCGGTGAGGTGGTCAGTATTGATAATAGAGTGAAAAAAGTAATAATTGAAAGACTAAAGCCAAATATTAATGTAGCGGAAATATCGAAAAATACTCCTCTTATTGGTAAGGGACTAGGGCTTGATTCTGTTGGTGTTCTTGAATTAGTAGTTGGTTTGGAACAAGAATTTAGTATTATGTTTGATGACTCTGAGATGAATATTGAACTCTTCGAGAATATAGGAAGTTTAACTAACTACATTGATAAGAAATTAAATTATAAGTAA
- a CDS encoding IS1634 family transposase: protein MRRLINHFGEYGYNRDGKKGKKQIVIGMLCDEFGEPVSTEVFRGNTQDPKTFESQVKKTAERFGCTGVTMVGDRGMIKTMQIECLPEGFHYITAITKPQIESLIKQGILQLGLFEEKLCEIKSEGVRYILRRNPIRAEEMAKTRMSKLQHMGDYIDKKNSYLKEHPKASISKALEAAKEKLKKLKLEGWVRIKDEAGTLKIESDEEALKEELCLDGCYVIKTDLKEGEADTDLVHDRYKDLSEVEKVFRGCKTVNLEVRSIYVRKEESTKGHVFVVMLAYLIIRRLRDAWKSFDLTVEEGLKQLTTICSVEVKVKGQKAHCQKIPHPRQQSRELLEALQVKLPEALPSRNLRVVTRKKLTRQQISQ, encoded by the coding sequence ATGAGACGATTAATAAATCATTTTGGTGAGTACGGGTATAATCGTGACGGCAAGAAGGGGAAGAAGCAGATCGTGATTGGTATGCTGTGTGATGAATTTGGGGAGCCGGTGTCCACGGAGGTATTTCGGGGCAATACCCAGGACCCAAAGACCTTTGAGTCTCAGGTAAAGAAGACGGCAGAACGGTTTGGGTGCACCGGGGTGACCATGGTAGGTGATCGGGGGATGATCAAGACGATGCAAATCGAATGTTTACCGGAGGGGTTTCATTACATAACGGCGATAACCAAGCCGCAGATCGAGTCGTTGATAAAACAAGGGATTCTGCAGTTAGGGTTGTTTGAAGAAAAGCTCTGCGAGATAAAGAGTGAGGGGGTTCGGTATATTCTGAGACGCAATCCGATAAGGGCAGAAGAGATGGCGAAGACGCGCATGTCAAAACTACAGCATATGGGGGACTATATCGATAAGAAGAACAGCTATCTCAAAGAGCATCCGAAGGCATCGATATCGAAGGCGCTGGAGGCAGCGAAGGAGAAGCTCAAGAAACTGAAGCTGGAGGGATGGGTTCGGATAAAGGACGAGGCCGGAACGCTGAAGATAGAGAGCGACGAGGAGGCATTAAAAGAGGAATTGTGTCTGGACGGATGTTATGTAATCAAGACCGATCTGAAGGAGGGCGAGGCGGATACCGATCTGGTGCACGACCGGTACAAGGACTTGTCAGAGGTGGAGAAGGTGTTTCGGGGGTGCAAGACGGTGAATCTTGAGGTTCGTTCTATATACGTGAGGAAAGAAGAGAGTACAAAAGGGCATGTGTTTGTGGTAATGCTTGCGTACCTGATAATCCGAAGGTTACGTGATGCGTGGAAGAGTTTTGATCTGACGGTAGAGGAAGGACTCAAACAATTGACTACCATTTGTTCCGTGGAAGTGAAGGTGAAAGGCCAAAAGGCGCATTGCCAGAAGATACCACATCCACGGCAACAATCACGTGAATTGTTAGAGGCATTGCAGGTAAAGCTGCCGGAGGCATTGCCAAGCCGGAACCTACGGGTAGTCACGAGAAAAAAACTTACCAGGCAACAAATAAGCCAGTAA
- a CDS encoding IS630 family transposase, with protein MWCIGKITTEYRQRMYELLELYARPYRKEEPVICVDEKNKQLLQQTRAPIVARPGAPTKGDYEYRRAGTRNIFLAVEPKGGHRQAEVTARRTKPDFVRFIGRLVEKVYAGAEKIHLVMDNLNTHFRRSFEEVLGVKRAERMLARVEFHYTPKHASWLNMAEIEIGVMDRQ; from the coding sequence GTGTGGTGTATTGGCAAAATCACCACGGAGTATCGACAAAGGATGTATGAACTGTTGGAACTCTATGCACGGCCATATCGGAAAGAGGAGCCCGTGATCTGCGTGGACGAGAAAAACAAACAGCTTTTACAACAGACCCGGGCACCGATTGTGGCCAGACCTGGTGCGCCAACGAAGGGGGATTACGAATACCGGCGTGCTGGCACGCGCAACATCTTCTTGGCGGTGGAGCCAAAGGGTGGACACCGCCAAGCGGAGGTGACAGCCCGTCGCACCAAGCCTGATTTTGTTCGGTTCATAGGCCGATTGGTAGAAAAGGTCTATGCCGGAGCAGAGAAGATTCATCTGGTGATGGACAATCTGAATACTCATTTCCGCAGGAGTTTTGAAGAAGTTTTGGGTGTCAAGCGTGCGGAACGGATGCTGGCAAGGGTAGAGTTTCACTACACGCCAAAACACGCCAGTTGGCTGAATATGGCAGAAATTGAAATAGGAGTTATGGATAGACAGTAG
- a CDS encoding IS1634 family transposase, whose product MFLREKTRTKDGKTHRYWSVVENRRVTGRRVVQRQVLYLGELNDNQRAGWIRTIEAVSGKEPKPRQLALFPDDREAMPIPDGETVRVRLDKIELRHPREWGASWLGLYVWNMLELDTFWRMRLPSSRKGTSWLNILKALVCYRLIDPGSEFRFHREWYVRSATGDLLGEDYSLAQKDKAYRCLDLLLEHRDELFAYLKEKWGKLFGAKYDVLLYDLTSTYFESDPPPAVSGSKKRFGYSRDNRSDCVQVVVALVLTPEGFPVAYEVYPGNTRDTATLEEFLDRIEKQYGKFRRTWLMDRGIPTEEMLEKMRERGIDYLVGTPKGHLTRVEKPLLEQTWMQARESIRVKVLRQESEFYVYVESHDRVSKERAMRRRRLRRLWMGLRELRNRKALTRDDLLMHIGALKKEAGRDYRLVTISIPKPQEPVNENTFRFSLDRERLRQAYRREGRYLLRSNMQATAPETVWENYLLLTRIEQAFKDLKGSLSVRPLWHQLERRIEAHIFVSFLAFCLHTTLRNLARGRAGGLTSEAILEKLSGIQMIDVHLPTTDGRHIVMSRYTQPEKDVLLLLAQLGLTLPEQPPPKVYVSGQVGL is encoded by the coding sequence ATGTTTCTCCGGGAAAAGACACGAACGAAGGATGGGAAAACCCACCGGTATTGGAGTGTGGTAGAGAACCGCCGGGTTACCGGAAGAAGGGTGGTGCAGCGGCAGGTTCTCTATTTGGGAGAACTCAATGACAATCAACGGGCTGGGTGGATTCGGACGATAGAGGCGGTGTCGGGTAAAGAACCGAAACCAAGACAACTGGCATTGTTTCCGGATGACCGGGAAGCCATGCCGATACCGGATGGTGAGACAGTTCGGGTGAGGTTGGACAAAATAGAGCTGCGCCATCCACGGGAGTGGGGAGCAAGCTGGTTGGGATTGTATGTATGGAATATGCTGGAACTGGACACATTCTGGAGGATGCGTCTGCCGTCAAGCCGGAAGGGGACAAGCTGGTTGAATATACTGAAGGCGCTTGTCTGTTACCGGTTGATCGATCCGGGAAGCGAATTTCGTTTTCACCGTGAGTGGTACGTGCGGAGCGCAACAGGCGATCTGCTGGGAGAGGATTATTCCCTGGCGCAGAAGGACAAGGCGTATCGTTGTTTGGATTTGTTGCTTGAGCATCGGGACGAGCTGTTTGCCTATTTAAAGGAGAAGTGGGGCAAGCTCTTTGGGGCGAAGTACGATGTGCTGCTGTATGATTTGACGAGTACGTATTTTGAAAGTGACCCACCTCCGGCTGTATCGGGAAGTAAGAAGCGTTTTGGATACAGTCGGGACAACCGTTCGGATTGCGTGCAGGTGGTAGTGGCATTGGTGTTAACGCCGGAAGGATTTCCCGTGGCCTACGAAGTGTATCCGGGCAATACCAGAGACACCGCAACGCTGGAGGAATTTCTGGATCGGATTGAAAAGCAGTATGGGAAATTCCGGCGCACCTGGCTTATGGATCGCGGTATTCCAACGGAGGAGATGTTGGAAAAGATGCGTGAGCGCGGGATTGATTATTTGGTTGGGACTCCGAAGGGGCATTTGACGAGAGTAGAAAAACCGCTACTCGAACAAACCTGGATGCAGGCGAGGGAGAGCATCCGCGTGAAAGTTCTTCGGCAGGAATCGGAGTTTTACGTTTACGTGGAAAGCCATGACCGGGTGTCTAAGGAGCGTGCCATGCGTAGGCGCAGACTCAGACGTTTGTGGATGGGTTTGCGCGAACTTCGCAATCGAAAAGCCCTCACGCGCGATGACCTGCTCATGCATATTGGCGCGTTAAAGAAAGAAGCCGGACGAGACTACAGACTGGTCACGATCTCCATTCCCAAACCGCAGGAACCGGTCAATGAGAATACGTTCCGGTTCAGTTTGGATCGGGAACGCCTGAGGCAGGCGTATCGGCGCGAGGGGCGTTATTTGCTTCGTTCCAACATGCAGGCCACCGCGCCAGAAACCGTCTGGGAAAATTATTTGCTGTTGACACGGATAGAACAGGCATTTAAGGACTTGAAGGGGTCTCTTTCCGTCCGCCCCCTATGGCATCAATTGGAACGGAGAATTGAAGCCCATATCTTTGTTTCCTTTTTGGCTTTTTGTCTCCACACGACACTGCGCAATCTTGCGCGGGGGAGGGCCGGAGGGCTGACGTCTGAAGCGATTTTGGAAAAACTGTCGGGCATTCAAATGATAGACGTTCATTTACCGACTACGGATGGCCGTCATATTGTCATGAGCCGTTATACCCAGCCGGAGAAGGACGTTTTACTCCTTTTGGCGCAGTTGGGATTAACGCTTCCTGAACAACCGCCGCCCAAGGTTTACGTATCCGGGCAGGTCGGCCTGTAG
- a CDS encoding chorismate pyruvate-lyase family protein has product MDIGDSSNRGLLRIDLQTSLKRSPLNPKDITPFQRILLTTDGMVTEMLEAYLWERMKVIKLFQGYFVADNENPFLEIAKGCRVMQRKVLLCGRLSQKNHLYADSIIIPDRLDERIKDSLLNTNKPIGLLILENRLETFREILDCGKEEAEDLADYFNIRRSEFLIFRTYRVFSNRLPIMLITEKFPESGMRI; this is encoded by the coding sequence ATGGACATTGGTGATTCTTCAAATAGGGGTCTTTTACGTATTGATCTCCAGACATCCTTAAAGCGTAGCCCTCTTAATCCAAAAGATATTACTCCTTTTCAGCGAATTCTTCTTACGACAGATGGTATGGTGACTGAGATGCTAGAAGCCTATCTTTGGGAACGGATGAAGGTTATAAAATTGTTCCAAGGTTATTTTGTTGCGGATAATGAAAATCCCTTTTTGGAGATTGCAAAAGGGTGTAGGGTAATGCAAAGAAAGGTTCTCTTATGTGGGAGATTAAGTCAGAAAAATCATCTGTATGCTGATTCTATAATAATTCCAGACCGACTTGATGAAAGGATCAAAGACAGCTTATTAAATACTAACAAGCCTATTGGATTATTAATTTTGGAAAATCGTTTAGAAACTTTTCGTGAGATTTTGGATTGTGGCAAAGAAGAGGCGGAAGACCTCGCTGATTATTTTAACATCCGAAGGAGTGAATTTTTGATCTTTAGGACATATAGAGTTTTTTCAAATCGTTTGCCTATAATGTTAATAACTGAAAAGTTTCCAGAGAGTGGAATGAGAATATAA
- a CDS encoding IS1634 family transposase yields MYTPRIAKVGLTPEGFPVAYEVYPGNTRDTATLEEFLDRIEKQYGKFRRTWLMDRGIPTEEMLEKMRERGIDYLVGTPKGHLTRVEKPLLEQTWMQARESVRVKVLRQESEFYVYVESQDRVSKERAMRRRRLRRLWMGLRELRNRKALTRDDLLMHIGALKKEAGRDYRLAAISIPKPQEPVNENTFRFSLDRERLRQAYRREGRYLLRSNMQATAPETVWENYLLLTRIEQAFKDLKGSLSVRPLWHQLERRIEAHIFVSFLAFCLHTTLRNLARGRAGGLTSEAILEKLSGIQMIDVHLPTTDGRHIVMSRYTQPEKDVALLLAQLGLTLPEQPPPKVYASGQVGL; encoded by the coding sequence TTGTATACCCCTCGAATTGCGAAAGTCGGGTTAACGCCGGAAGGATTTCCCGTGGCCTACGAAGTGTATCCGGGCAATACCAGAGACACCGCAACGCTGGAGGAATTTCTGGATCGGATTGAAAAGCAGTATGGGAAATTCCGGCGCACCTGGCTTATGGATCGCGGTATTCCAACGGAGGAGATGTTGGAAAAGATGCGTGAGCGCGGGATTGATTATTTGGTTGGGACTCCGAAGGGACATTTGACGCGAGTAGAAAAACCGTTGCTCGAACAAACCTGGATGCAGGCGAGGGAGAGTGTCCGCGTGAAAGTTCTTCGGCAGGAATCGGAGTTTTACGTTTACGTGGAAAGCCAGGACCGGGTGTCTAAGGAGCGTGCCATGCGTAGGCGAAGACTCAGACGTTTGTGGATGGGTTTGCGCGAACTTCGCAATCGAAAAGCCCTCACGCGCGATGACCTGCTCATGCATATTGGCGCGTTAAAGAAAGAAGCCGGACGCGACTACAGACTGGCCGCTATCTCCATTCCCAAACCGCAGGAACCGGTCAATGAGAATACGTTCCGGTTCAGTTTGGATCGGGAACGCCTGAGGCAGGCGTATCGGCGCGAGGGGCGTTATTTGCTTCGTTCCAACATGCAGGCCACCGCGCCAGAAACCGTCTGGGAAAATTATTTGCTGTTGACACGGATAGAACAGGCATTTAAGGACTTGAAGGGGTCTCTTTCCGTCCGCCCCCTATGGCATCAATTGGAACGGAGAATTGAAGCCCATATCTTTGTTTCCTTTTTGGCTTTTTGTCTCCACACGACACTGCGCAATCTTGCGCGGGGGAGGGCCGGAGGGTTGACGTCTGAAGCGATTTTGGAAAAACTGTCGGGCATTCAAATGATAGACGTTCATTTACCGACCACGGATGGCCGTCATATTGTCATGAGCCGTTATACCCAGCCGGAGAAGGACGTCGCTCTCCTTTTGGCACAATTGGGATTGACGCTTCCTGAACAACCGCCGCCCAAGGTTTACGCATCCGGACAGGTCGGTCTGTAG